CCACCGGGCCGAAGCCGCACACCAGGTGCCGGGAGCACCCCTACGGGGCCGTGGACGAGGAGGCTCCGGACCTGTGCCTGCTCTGCCAAACCCGCCGCCGACGCGGTGAGCAGGCCCAGAAACGAGCCGGCGGCTGGTCACGGCCCACTCGATAGCGACCGGCCGGGCAGTGGCCCCGCTCGTCCCCGTGAACCACATCGTCGAGCCCCCGGTACCGTCGGGAGGGCCGCCCGTTGCCGTATCGGGCCCTGATGTCACACGGTCTGCGCCGGCGGGGCGACAGCCATGTTCTGGCCGGCCACGATGCGCCAGCCGTCCGTCTGTTCGGCGATCACGTAGAGCGTCGCGCCCCACGGCCCGTCGGCAGGTCCGCCCGTGCTGTCGGTGGGTGTCTGCACCACGTTCACCGCGATCACGTCAGGGGTTATCGCCAGCATCTTGACCACGTCGTACCGGGCGAAGGAATCGCGCAGGAAGCTCTTCAGCGCCGGAGCGCCGAACTCGACGATCGCCTTCCTGCCGTCAAGACGCGTGCCCTTCGCGTTGGTCCAGGAGGCGTTTTCGGCGTACTGCTCGCCCAGCGCGACCGGGTCCTTCTCGTTGAAAGCCTTCTCCAACCCCTTCACCACACCGGTCACCGCTGCCCGGGTCTCCGGTGAGATCGTCCCCACCACAAGAATGTCGCTCGTCATGACGGTGCCCTTCTCCGTACCGAATCGCTCGAGTGACGGCTGTGAGCGCCGCCGTCACTCACCCCACGACATCAACCACGGTCGAGGTCAAGCCCGGTGAACAGCTTCACGGAGATCAGAGGTGCGGTGCACATGCGGCGGTACGTGGCCGAGCACCGTTCACCACCCCCGGCAGGACGAGGACTTGTTCATGCGATCATACGAGCGGCTCTCGATGGGCCGGTGCGCCGACGACCGATCGGACAACGGACAACAGGCGTCGGGTATCGGGTATCGAACATCGGGCATGGGCAATCGAGCGAGAACGGAAGTGCGGCGTGAGCGGGGCTGGGGAGCGGGACGAGTCGTCCGTACCCGACGAGGAGTGGGAACGGTTCCTCCGTGAATCGGTGGCGGGTGTGGCCGGGGCTCCCGTGGAGCCGTCGGCGCGCGCCCGTCAGGTGGAGCGGCGGCTGCGGGAGCAACCCGGGCAGCCGGAGGGCTGGCGTACGTACTCACCGGCCCGGCCCCGGCGCAGGAAGGGCTGGTACGTGGCCGGGCTGGTGGCGGTGGCGGCCCTCCTCGCCGTGGCGCTCTTCCCGCAGCAGGTCTTCGGCTGGTTCGGTGGCGACGACGGTGGGCAGGACGGGGCCCCGTTGGCCGCCGAGTCGGAGACCCCGCGGGAGGCTCCCGCCGCCGAGCGGGGACTGCCCCCCACCCTCGACGAGCCCTTCCGGGGTTCGCCCGCCGCCCGGTGGGCCGACGGAGCGGCGGGGATCACGGTGCCGCCGGCCAGGGCGACCGGCTGGATGGACGCCGCCCAGGTCGAGCGGGCGCTGCGGCAGGGCCGGGACTTCCTGGTGGCTGCGGGGCTCGACTCCCGTGTGCTGCGCGGCGAGCGGCCCACGAAGGCGATCGCGCTGCTGAACCCGCATCAGAAGGATGTCCAGGAGTACCTCCGTACCGCCCTGTCGTCGAAGAAGCCCACGCCCAGGACCGATCCGCTGCTGCTGTTCAGCCGCTTCCGGCCGGAGCAGTCCCGGCTGGTCGGTGACGTGGTCAAGACCCGCGGCCGGCTCACGTACCGGGAGGGGGACAAAGGGGCGGTCGAGGTGACGGCGGACGTCACCTTCGTGTACCCGGTCACCCCGGCGGACGGCGGCGGGCGGGACTCCGAGGTCGTCCGTACGATCGTGCGGCGCGAGGTGGTGATGAGCTGGGACGATCCGGCCAAGGTCATCATCGAACCGGGCACGATGTCCCTCGTCTCGTATGCGCTCGACATGGTCAACGGCGGCTGCTCCGCCCCGACCGGCTATTTCGTTCCGCCCTTCGGCACGGCCGACGAGCAGCCCACCGACAAGGACCGCCGGGTCGACCCGTACGACCGCAGCAAGCCGGTCGACACGACCGGCGGCACGACGGCCACGGCCGCCAACTGCGCGACCGCCACCCGCTCCTGAGGGCCGTCCGGCCCGACATGGCCCGTCACGGGCGGGACTGGACGGGCCCGGACAGGACCGGGCGGGACCGGGCGGGACCGGGCGAAATCGGGCTGCTTCGTGCGGGTGGCGTGGAACGGGCCGGTGGGGCCCCCGAAACCCCACCGGCCGGCCGATGGTCGAGAACCTCGGCGGACGGTCGGTGTCAGCCGTTCATGCCGCCGGCGAAGGGCTTCGTCTGCCACTGGTCGACGACGGGCTTGAGGTACCCCGTCAGAGCGGGCAGTTGCGGGGCCAGCGTGAGGGTGGCGATGATCCGCAGCATGCCCAGGGTGTGGGCGAAACCGAGCACCTCCTCGTCGAGCTGCCTCGTGCCGTTGCGCCGTGCGCCGCGGTTGTAGGCGGCTTCGTGCTCGGGCCCCAGTGCGGCCAGGTCCCACTCGACGGGCCCCAGCGTGACCAGTTCGAAGTCGGCGTAGAGGTCGCCGTCCACCCCGGAGAAGATGTTCGCGGGCGGGCAGTCGCCGTGGACGGGCTGGAGGTCGACGCCCGGGAACCGGGCCTCGAAGGCCTCGCGTGAGCGCACGAGGGGTTCCAGGACCTGCCATTCGCGGCGGGCCCGGTCCAGTTCGGCCGCCCCGATCAGGTCGGGGTGCCGGTCGAGCCGGTCGAGGCTGTCCGCGACGAACTGCGGCTCGGCCGTCGACAGGAACTCCAGGCGGCCCGGGTAGGCGCGCAGTGCCGCGTGCAGGTCGGCGACGCTTTCGGAGTTCGCCACGTAGTCGGGTTCCTTGTCCCGGGCCTCCTCGACGAACGGCCAGAACGTCATCGAGAACCCGTCGCGCCGCACGGGTTCCCGCGGCACGAGCGGGCTGGGCGCGATCACCGGGACTCCCCGGCCGTCGAGCCAGCTCGTCACGTCCAGCTCGTCCTGCTGGCGGCGCGCGAGGGCGGCCGGGTCGTCGGGCAGGACGGTGGGGACCCGGGCCACCACCGGCGAGGGCGCCAGGTGGACGACGACGGAGAAGACGTCGTGGAGCACCGTGGGGTCGGTGACGGTCAGGCCGAGCCCGCGTCCGGCCGCGACGGCCGCCCCGACGGCGGCGGCGGTGCGGTCGGCGAGCTGTCGTGGTGTCAGGAAGGTGGTCGAGGGGGTCATGAATGCCTCGTTTCGGTGGATTCTTGAGGAGTGGGGCGGGTGCGGGTGAAGGGGGTTTGGTGACGGAACGGGCCCGGCGGGGGTCAGTGCCTGCGGCCGGCGCGCAGCTCCAGACGCTCCCCCTCGAAGCGTGCGCGGAAGCCCCGGTCGTGCGAGACCGCGACCACCGCCCCTGGGTACGCGACGAGCGCGGCCTGAAGGTCCTCGACCAGGTCGAGCGCGATGTGGTTGGTGGGTTCGTCGAGGACGAGGAGGTCCGCGGGCCGGGTCACCAGGATCGCGATCTGCAACCGTCGTTGTTGTCCCGCGGAGAGGGACGCGACCGGGACATGCAGGTCCTCCTCCCGGAACAGGCCCAGGGCCAGCAGCTGTGCGGCGTGTTCGTCCGGCGGTCCGGGCCGCCCGGCGGCGAACGCGGCGAGCAGCGGGAGCCGGGTGGAACGCGCGGGCAGTTCCTGCGCGAGGTAGCCGATCCGGGCGGGGCGGCGGGCGGTGCCCGCGTCCGGCTCCAGGTCGCCCGCCAGGACACGCAGCAGTGTCGTCTTGCCCGCGCCGTTCTCGCCCGTGACCAGCAGCCGCTGTCCGGGGGCGATCGTCAGGAGCCCGTCCAGGCACAGGCGTTCGCCGACCCGTACGTCGTCGAGCTCGACGAGGGGATCCTGGGCCGGGCCGCCGTCCGCCGCCGACAGCGCCGTCGTGAACCGGAGCGGCGCCGGCGGCTCCGCCACCGGGTGGCGTCGCAGCTGGGCCAGGCGCTCCCGGGCGGAGCGCACCTGCCCGCCGAGCTTCGCCTCGCTGGACCGGCGGTGCTTGCCGAAACCCTGCTTCGGGTCGCGGCCGGTGGTGGCGAGCCGTCTTCCCGCGGCATCGAGCAGTTCCTCCGTGCGGGTCACCTCCTCGACCCAGTCCGCGTACCGCTGCTCCGCTCCCCGCCGGGCGGCGGCCTTCGCGGCGCGGTAGCCGGCCCAGCCGTCGCCGTACCGGCGCACGGTGCGCTCGTCCCGGTCGACCTCGATGATCGTGGTGGCGACGCGTTCCAGGAAGCCGCGGTCGTGGGTGACCGCGACGACGGTGCCGCGGTGTGCGCGCAGGTGCTTCTCCAGCCAGTGCACGGCCGCCGCGTCGAGGTGGTTCGTCGGTTCGTCCAGGAGCAGCAGTTCGGGGGCGGCGGCCAGGACGCAGGCGAGCGCGAGCCGGGACTGCTCCCCGCCGGACAGCGAGCCGAGCGGGCGGTCCCGGGTGATCCGGGCGAGTCCGAGCCCGTGCATCGCGGTATCCACCCGGGCGTCCGCCCCGTATCCGCCGCGTTCCTCGTACGCGGTCAACAGCTCGCCGTACGCGGCGAGTTCCTCGTCCGACGCGTCCGCGAGGGACTCCTCCGCCGTACGGAGCCCCCGCTCCATGGCGCGCAGTTCGGTCAGGGCGAGGTCGACGGCGTCCTGCACGGTGCGGACGGCATCGAGGTCGAGGGTCTGGGCGAGGTGGCCGATGCCGCCGGGGAAGCCGACGGTGACCTCCCCCGCGTCCGGCGTCTCGGCCGCTGCGAGCAGCCGCAACAGGGTGGACTTGCCGGAACCGTTCTCGCCGACGACGGCGGCCTTCTCGCCCGGCCGGACGGTGAAGGAGATCTGGTCGAGGACGGTCCGGGTCCCGTAGGACTTGGTGACGTCCTTGACGGACAGCTGCGCCACGGCAGCGGGGGTTGCGGTGGG
The nucleotide sequence above comes from Streptomyces sp. ML-6. Encoded proteins:
- a CDS encoding SgcJ/EcaC family oxidoreductase encodes the protein MTSDILVVGTISPETRAAVTGVVKGLEKAFNEKDPVALGEQYAENASWTNAKGTRLDGRKAIVEFGAPALKSFLRDSFARYDVVKMLAITPDVIAVNVVQTPTDSTGGPADGPWGATLYVIAEQTDGWRIVAGQNMAVAPPAQTV
- a CDS encoding phosphotransferase, whose translation is MTPSTTFLTPRQLADRTAAAVGAAVAAGRGLGLTVTDPTVLHDVFSVVVHLAPSPVVARVPTVLPDDPAALARRQQDELDVTSWLDGRGVPVIAPSPLVPREPVRRDGFSMTFWPFVEEARDKEPDYVANSESVADLHAALRAYPGRLEFLSTAEPQFVADSLDRLDRHPDLIGAAELDRARREWQVLEPLVRSREAFEARFPGVDLQPVHGDCPPANIFSGVDGDLYADFELVTLGPVEWDLAALGPEHEAAYNRGARRNGTRQLDEEVLGFAHTLGMLRIIATLTLAPQLPALTGYLKPVVDQWQTKPFAGGMNG
- the abc-f gene encoding ribosomal protection-like ABC-F family protein, which produces MRDRARTITLPTATPAAVAQLSVKDVTKSYGTRTVLDQISFTVRPGEKAAVVGENGSGKSTLLRLLAAAETPDAGEVTVGFPGGIGHLAQTLDLDAVRTVQDAVDLALTELRAMERGLRTAEESLADASDEELAAYGELLTAYEERGGYGADARVDTAMHGLGLARITRDRPLGSLSGGEQSRLALACVLAAAPELLLLDEPTNHLDAAAVHWLEKHLRAHRGTVVAVTHDRGFLERVATTIIEVDRDERTVRRYGDGWAGYRAAKAAARRGAEQRYADWVEEVTRTEELLDAAGRRLATTGRDPKQGFGKHRRSSEAKLGGQVRSARERLAQLRRHPVAEPPAPLRFTTALSAADGGPAQDPLVELDDVRVGERLCLDGLLTIAPGQRLLVTGENGAGKTTLLRVLAGDLEPDAGTARRPARIGYLAQELPARSTRLPLLAAFAAGRPGPPDEHAAQLLALGLFREEDLHVPVASLSAGQQRRLQIAILVTRPADLLVLDEPTNHIALDLVEDLQAALVAYPGAVVAVSHDRGFRARFEGERLELRAGRRH